CACGCTTGCCAAAACGAATCGCTGAGCGAAACGCTTCAGAATTCTCAAGCTTGTACTGGGCGGGGAGCACCGCGTGTTACATTTCTGTGTGCTTAAAGCTACTGCTATTACGCAGTAAGCTTTGCGCGACCCTTGCTACGACGTGCAGCAACAATTGCACGACCAGCACGAGTACGCATACGAATGCGGAAGCCGTGCTTCTTTGC
This DNA window, taken from Corynebacterium kutscheri, encodes the following:
- the rpmH gene encoding 50S ribosomal protein L34, whose translation is MAKGKRTFQPNNRRRAKKHGFRIRMRTRAGRAIVAARRSKGRAKLTA